In Oncorhynchus masou masou isolate Uvic2021 chromosome 31, UVic_Omas_1.1, whole genome shotgun sequence, the sequence ctgcccaatgtatgaccatattagagagacatatttccctcaaattacacagatccacaaagaatttgaaaacaaatccaattttgaaaaactcccatatcttctgggtgaaattccacagtgtgccatcacagcagcaagatttgtgacctgttgccacgagaaaagggcaaccattgaagaacacacaccattgtaaatacaacccatatctatgcttatttattttatcttgtgtcctttaccattttacattgttaaaacactgtatatatatatatatatatatatatatatatatatatatatgacatttgtaatgtctttattgttttgaaacttttgtatgtgtgatgtttactgttaatttttattgtttatttcactttatatattcactttatatattatctacctcacttgctttggcaatgttaacaaatgtttcccatgccaataaagcccttgaattgaattgaattgagagagcatagagagagcatagagagagcacagagagagcacagagagagcatagagagagcatagagagagcatagagagagcatagagagagcatagagagagaatagagagagagagcacagagagagcatagagagagtatagagagagcattgagagagcatagagagagagagcacagagagagcatagagagagcatagagagagagagcacagagagagcatagagagagcattgagagagcatagagagagcatggcacagagagagcacagagagagcatAGAGAGAGCATGGCACTACAGTGGATGAAATAATAGTGGTGGGGAGATTGCCACTTGTCAAATCCTTCAGACTACTGCTATGGGTTTCAGGCAGGCAAATGAGGAAAACAGTGAGTGCTGTTACGATTGTCAAAGATCTTCTGACAGCTTAACAGATAGGCACATTCCTTTCTCCATCAATTCTAAACAGACGCAGAGTGTATGACTGGCAAAGGAAAAGGAGGGCAGACATCAGACTAAGATGATGAGTGATGTCTTGCTGACTGGACTACTGCATCTCAGAGTGTGCTAGACAATAACATGATGTGAAAGGACattgtcaggacaggcagggccCCGCGCAGAGTGGAGACAGTGTCCTGAAACAGTCCCGTGGATTTTACGTAGTGACAGAAAacagagatgaggacagagaTACCGGTAGTGCTACATTAGTGGGTAGCATATTCAAACCCACACACATTATTGTCCTTGAGTCTAAGCAAGCCTGACAATACCTCCTATTGATGCTTCAAAGAATATAAACCAACCCCCCCCATCACCAACCATCAGAGCtgaagtaggcctatatgcaaatacaCCATTGTCCTATActgtatggatctgtgccattaccattgaactggactgtttttacagcatgagcggtcgtgagtagatgcacttgttttgagatcaaagagAAATCTACATGTACAGTAGCAACGTGTACACATGTGTACATTTGTTCATATcttttgctagttagtgagttattagcccaattatagatcatttgtagtcagttaTAGGGAGTGTTTGCTTCCTgcaagagcacaaaatgtgtacatttctagacatctttgaaaagcgagtcaggtaaagagcttgtCTTAAAGGGGCGGTGTTGTATTttagacaggcttgaataagctgtgtagccaataggcagatggtagaataatttgtctgattctctgtaatagtGGTATGGTAATATGTatgatatgatatggtatgataaagtgttttttttgcatcaaacaacacaacaacattttcagtcacctcgtctgaaggacaagtgaattaacaggttaatgtcaagccctgcattgaacaccacacattggctgctactgtaggctgaaagatagaacagctatttccatgttaaaatgttatgggaggcattttctccattgtttttgatggtaggctactctggtaggcctacattataatCAAATATCCACAGCAGcccacagaattttcacaacattCAAGTTTGCACTCAACAGACCTGAAATCTTATCAAATTCTTCAGAGAGAACATTGACCAACACCCCATCACCCCCATTCCCCCCATCACCCCCATCATCAACCATCACCCCCACATCATCAACCATCACCCCATTCCCCCCATCATCAACCATCACCCCCATCACCCCCATCCCCCATCATCAACCATCACCCCCATTCCCCCCATCATCAACCATCACCCCCATCCCCTCCCCCCCCATCAACCATcaccccccattcccccatcaccCCCATCATCAACCATCACCCCCATCACCAACCAttccccccatccccccatcaCCAACCATCACCCCCATCCCCCCATCACCAACCATTCCCCCATCGGGATATCATCAACCATCACCCCCATCACCATTCATTCCCCCCATACCCCATCACCAACCATCACCCCCACATCACCAACCAttccccccatccccccatccccacaTCATAAACCATCACCCCCATCATCAACCATACCCCACCCCAACCACCCCCCATCATCAACTATCCACCCCATTCCCCCCATCCCCCATCATCAACCATCACCCCCATCACCCCCATCATCAACCATCACCCCCATCACCAACCATTCCCCCACCACAATccatggagggatggagggatggatggatggatagaaagatggatgggtggagggatagaggtgtggggggatagaggggtggagggatgctggggtggagagacagaggtgaGACACAGGGGTTGGTGTGGGCTGTCACAATAGCTGgtaaaaaaatacattacagTAATGCTTTGGTGTGAGAGGTTGATCAGATTTAGCAGTGGGGGTTTGTTTTGGTCATGTCTTCATGGACCCATTCACAAAGCTGTATCCACTACTTAGTGCTCTGGCTAGGAGCCAGTTTGTTTTGGGTAGATATGTTTGTTATAGCTGTTTTAATTGGCTACCAGTGTTTGGTTGTCGTAGCAGCGGGCATGCTGTTCCTACACCCGAGGGCTTTAGGCACCAGAAGAGTCTACTCTGCAGGATGTAACAGTTCACCTCACTTTCACTGTCGCttgggttgcatcccaaatggccacctgttccctttatagtgtacaacgtttgaccaggtcccatagggatCTGTTGAAAGTAGTGCATTCTGTATGGAATAGTGTAATGAATTGGTACATATCTACTGGGTCCATCAGAGCCAGCTGGGAAGGAAaccagggaggaagagaggatgatAGCAGCAACAAAAAGATGAAGGCTTCGGGACGGACACACTGGAGAGGGACTGAGgcatgttcacagtaaaactggcCCGAAGATAATCTGCTCTACTCTGTTGTGTGATAAAATGCAACTTGCCAGAAATACACTCAGGGGCTCCCTGCAGAGCTGGTGACCTGAGTTAAAGTTTGAAAGATAGAGTGTTGTTGGAAGGAAAATGGTggcagtggaagagagagagaataaaaaatGTGGGAAATGTAAACCTTGCCTTCACACATCATCTATCTGAGGGG encodes:
- the LOC135524885 gene encoding uncharacterized protein LOC135524885 translates to MCTFLDIFEKRVRENIDQHPITPIPPITPIINHHPHIINHHPIPPIINHHPHHPHPPSSTITPIPPIINHHPHPLPPHQPSPPIPPSPPSSTITPITNHSPHPPITNHHPHPPITNHSPIGISSTITPITIHSPHTPSPTITPTSPTIPPIPPSPHHKPSPPSSTIPHPNHPPSSTIHPIPPIPHHQPSPPSPPSSTITPITNHSPTTIHGGMEGWMDG